One window of the Cydia fagiglandana chromosome 22, ilCydFagi1.1, whole genome shotgun sequence genome contains the following:
- the LOC134675532 gene encoding uncharacterized protein LOC134675532, protein MGESSKISPNAANSPASQCPQHKQGHAYSYIRPLEFTDSMEENWKLWVQKFKIFLLAEDLEAVSDDRKTALLLHNMGDKGVEIYNSFNLEPKQTFEEVLKKFNAYFIPKVNITMQRHKFFTRAQGATESFDDFLTDLQNRSMTCNFSDKREELVRDVIVIGLANTAMKERLLRTEDLTLQKTITMCRAAELSQKQVTELTNEIAATSVLNVSTAPVHNVNNVNTSKTRSVKTRKCYRCGNNWDRTHQCPAIGCKCQKCGIPNHFAKVCRNKQVAAITEKQVEDDSEESFFVGCINSECECE, encoded by the coding sequence ATGGGTGAGTCAAGTAAAATTTCACCAAATGCGGCAAATTCGCCGGCATCACAATGTCCACAACACAAGCAGGGACATGCTTACTCATACATACGACCATTAGAATTCACGGATTCTATGGAAGAGAATTGGAAATTGTGGgtccaaaaatttaaaatatttcttctTGCCGAGGACCTTGAAGCTGTTTCCGATGACCGTAAAACAGCTCTGCTGCTCCATAACATGGGTGACAAGGGTGTAGAAATATACAATTCGTTTAATTTGGAGCCAAAGCAAACCTTTGAAGAAGTCCTAAAGAAATTTAATGCATATTTCATTCCTAAAGTTAACATCACGATGCAACGCCACAAATTTTTTACAAGGGCACAAGGAGCTACAGAGTCCTTCGACGATTTCCTTACTGACCTTCAGAACAGAAGTATGACATGCAACTTCAGTGACAAGAGAGAGGAACTCGTGAGAGACGTTATCGTTATAGGTCTAGCTAATACCGCTATGAAGGAGAGGCTTCTGCGCACGGAGGATCTGACGCTGCAGAAGACCATCACCATGTGCAGAGCTGCGGAATTGTCTCAAAAGCAAGTTACGGAACTAACGAATGAGATAGCTGCCACCTCCGTGCTCAACGTCAGCACTGCGCCAGTACATAACGTCAACAATGTCAATACTTCAAAAACAAGAAGCGTCAAGACAAGAAAATGCTATCGCTGCGGCAATAACTGGGATCGCACGCATCAATGCCCAGCTATAGGTTGCAAGTGCCAGAAGTGTGGTATTCCTAATCATTTTGCGAAGGTTTGCAGAAACAAACAGGTTGCAGCCATAACAGAGAAGCAGGTTGAAGACGACAGCGAGGAGTCCTTCTTCGTTGGC